Proteins from a single region of Synechococcus sp. WH 8109:
- a CDS encoding 1-acyl-sn-glycerol-3-phosphate acyltransferase, with translation MSQSSLVRTPKPNLTYRLVSSLLVFPVFRLLFRGSTAGNNRVPMQGPLVVVANHGSHMDPPLLGHALGRPVAFMAKAELFGIPLLGRVIRACGAYPVRRGASDREAIRTATARLEEGWATGVFLDGTRQSDGRVNNPLPGAALLAARTGAPLLPVAICNSHRALGSGRCWPRLVPIQLRIGDPIPAPSSRRRPDLDAATALLQERINALLDQGPQHP, from the coding sequence GTGAGTCAGTCCAGCCTCGTTCGCACCCCCAAGCCGAACCTCACCTACCGCCTGGTCAGCAGCCTGCTGGTGTTCCCGGTCTTCCGCTTGCTGTTCCGGGGATCAACCGCCGGCAACAACCGAGTGCCCATGCAAGGCCCCCTCGTGGTGGTGGCCAACCATGGCTCGCACATGGACCCGCCCCTGCTTGGCCATGCCCTGGGGCGCCCCGTGGCCTTCATGGCCAAGGCGGAACTGTTCGGCATCCCGCTGCTAGGCCGCGTAATCCGAGCCTGTGGTGCCTACCCCGTGCGACGGGGTGCCAGCGATCGTGAAGCGATCCGCACCGCCACGGCTCGCCTCGAAGAAGGCTGGGCCACGGGTGTGTTTCTGGACGGCACCCGACAGAGCGACGGCCGGGTCAACAACCCACTCCCCGGAGCGGCCCTGCTGGCGGCTCGCACAGGAGCACCGCTGCTGCCGGTGGCCATCTGCAACAGCCACCGCGCCTTGGGCAGCGGGCGCTGCTGGCCGCGCCTGGTGCCGATTCAGCTGCGCATCGGCGACCCCATCCCAGCCCCGTCCAGTCGCCGCAGGCCTGATCTAGATGCCGCCACTGCTTTGCTTCAGGAACGCATCAACGCTCTGCTGGATCAGGGTCCGCAGCATCCCTGA
- a CDS encoding YdcF family protein — MAGVRTGLLLGAGLMAWLLGPGPLSPYRRALLDRSPPQLVLVLGGDVDRERMGARLARQLDLPLLVSGGSNREYAEWMLSEERFNPDRVTLDYRARDTLSNFTSVVDELQADGVRHVLLVTSEDHLPRSMAVGQVVAGSRGIQLTGVPVACREDCVQEGHFKQWSDWLRAVAWVITGRDLRDAADPDPAER; from the coding sequence ATGGCGGGCGTGCGTACAGGGCTGCTGCTGGGAGCTGGTCTCATGGCCTGGCTGCTGGGGCCCGGCCCGCTGTCGCCCTATCGGCGGGCTCTTTTGGATCGCAGCCCGCCCCAGCTGGTGCTGGTGCTCGGGGGGGATGTCGACCGGGAACGAATGGGTGCCCGGTTGGCGCGTCAGCTCGATCTACCCCTGCTGGTGAGCGGCGGCAGCAACCGTGAGTATGCCGAATGGATGCTCAGTGAGGAGCGCTTCAATCCCGACCGCGTCACCCTGGATTACCGAGCCCGTGACACCCTCAGCAATTTCACGTCTGTGGTGGATGAGCTGCAGGCGGATGGCGTTCGCCATGTCCTGCTGGTGACCAGCGAAGACCACCTGCCCCGCTCCATGGCGGTGGGCCAGGTGGTGGCCGGCAGTCGCGGAATTCAGCTCACCGGCGTTCCTGTGGCCTGCCGCGAGGACTGCGTCCAGGAGGGGCACTTCAAGCAATGGAGTGATTGGCTTCGCGCGGTGGCCTGGGTGATTACCGGTCGCGACCTCAGGGATGCTGCGGACCCTGATCCAGCAGAGCGTTGA
- the tsaB gene encoding tRNA (adenosine(37)-N6)-threonylcarbamoyltransferase complex dimerization subunit type 1 TsaB codes for MTAPPLLLALHSCSDFFGMALLDPQQPGAEPLVQVHPEGRGLSNSLIARVQALLPPERWPQLQGLAVATGPGGFTGTRLTVVMARTLAQQLDCPLLGVSSYALMAPRLERQLPQAMQGEPFWITQELPRRGVVGGQYRLTAGQVHELSLPTLLPQGASPQPAVEVQLDVKSDVARLLQLLHRSHAAGAAMPWAEVLPIYPTSPVGQV; via the coding sequence ATGACGGCTCCGCCACTGCTGCTCGCCCTGCACAGCTGTTCCGACTTCTTTGGCATGGCGCTGCTGGATCCCCAGCAGCCTGGGGCAGAGCCCCTGGTGCAGGTCCATCCGGAAGGCCGGGGCCTGTCCAACAGTTTGATTGCGCGGGTTCAGGCGCTCCTCCCGCCGGAGCGTTGGCCCCAGTTGCAGGGCCTTGCCGTCGCGACGGGACCCGGCGGCTTCACCGGCACCCGCCTCACGGTGGTGATGGCCCGCACCCTGGCGCAACAGCTGGATTGCCCCCTGCTGGGGGTGAGCAGCTACGCCCTGATGGCCCCACGCCTGGAGCGGCAACTGCCCCAAGCCATGCAGGGGGAACCGTTTTGGATCACCCAGGAGTTACCCCGGCGGGGGGTGGTGGGTGGTCAGTACCGGCTCACGGCCGGGCAGGTTCACGAACTCAGCCTGCCGACCTTGCTGCCTCAGGGGGCATCACCCCAGCCCGCTGTTGAGGTGCAGCTGGATGTGAAATCGGATGTGGCGCGGTTGCTGCAGCTGTTGCATCGCAGCCATGCCGCCGGGGCTGCGATGCCCTGGGCTGAGGTCCTGCCGATTTACCCCACCTCACCTGTTGGACAGGTCTGA
- a CDS encoding Ycf34 family protein encodes MCICVDCSWVDRCQAYHAVERQHGVPHLSQTPDFEPDAPRIHVSVMDLPDGQAGIEWDVRSCSSFKADPGRWQRCRPGQELPR; translated from the coding sequence ATGTGCATCTGCGTGGATTGCAGCTGGGTCGACCGTTGTCAGGCCTATCACGCAGTTGAGCGCCAGCATGGTGTCCCGCATCTGTCTCAGACCCCGGATTTTGAGCCAGATGCGCCCCGCATACACGTGTCGGTGATGGATCTCCCCGATGGTCAGGCCGGGATTGAGTGGGATGTGCGTTCCTGCTCTAGCTTCAAGGCGGATCCAGGGCGGTGGCAGCGTTGCCGTCCTGGGCAGGAGTTGCCCCGATGA